A single Botrytis cinerea B05.10 chromosome 1, complete sequence DNA region contains:
- the Bcecm29 gene encoding Bcecm29: protein MAASTEARELELVGKVEMRIALAKDDKLEAILKPYLPPLLLKLASEHQSVRNKVISTCQHVKIRLAGNKDIVLPVAALLKQYKEHPESSMLRHFDLMFIQQSVGKLSSKDQMDLIPTLIHGLAQDAEKPTCATIFNLFLRLLPQLKVPSRGSKEDTELRHQLGLDEHQEDSKFIASWFGKLVLLSIVRAAPSGVTCPGLTVKEYEFLTLNGKQEAWDPTSNEGLNLTQTKITVLNFLASGAFTDEERFLPALFASADTNSRISSIGDDLVKRSSVSLEDAEIVRNLLGIYFALKPALKTRVLVLLTKSAISTTFPTDIVKIVQDGVQPDDNTNLPAPGLETIKFRNALFNYMNWVSRMGSIHDLSQVAPQLVGFLRTYIEDQGWPIPHERSSDAASLRALAYETLGSLAKTTPSIVVEEELSLIRWLFRSLTEEGSSDDIFVSIEGALASLLSAFKAPLSSNLRDELRLLLLKYMTLKEEGEIVRSARFATVRWANRCLEYSDIVARWIDILALSARTDERSDVIEEGAKGLDPYWYRLLNSTSASVECPLPEWNEMIKVFFGTQALVENSNIANAMKTGMEVDSVSVFGNFSGTRINAFPAAINYCRRILLLRALEKTETPLGIDADWERQLDVLFRSDKASRKAMKDHIMSVDQDALYTYISAAFEGMLRNDGNGLGECGKCFVEIASIAPKDVVGRLAERSIELLPCIRSNNVATRFLAAQAIGILAPHPDRDEVSLKKLIETLMTDVQLWSTAVGADANKVHGSILALGYVLSRSSYYGRSSFIQGEIVGEVLAQFLSIIEGVKDASTREAVLNAIGQTSASGVLTTEIIEKSTLKIDGLIKLLLAEAKKGNEKAMATLGRLSITFDEPDTSTEDSPFHTIIKGLYDLYELKQPEIHFTIGEALSCVGACWDSEVLQISLDVDAGYIGRPKRSHTFEKILEKLLQDCKTTKPSLKKASGIWLFCLIQYSGHLEQIQARLRECQAAFMGLLSAREEIVQETASRGLSLVYEQGDKELRERLVKDLVASFTGTSTQIKVHEETELFEPGALPTGEGKSITSYKDIVSLANEVGDQSLVYKFMSLATNAATWSTRAAFGRFGLSNILSESEIDPKLYPKLYRYRFDPNPNVQRSMNDIWSALVKDSNATVNQYFDEIITDLLKSILGKEWRTREASCAAIADLVQGRDFEKYEKYLHDIWHVAFKVLDDIKGSVRKAALSLSMALTGILVRQVEAGTSSKHAQAMLKDVLPFLLSDQGLESSAEEVRTFATITVLKLIKSGGKALLPFVPNLVERLLGLLSTMEMEGVDYLYLRAAHYNLTEEKIDSARTNAVTQSPLMEAIERCLDIIDEPTMKEFVPHLENVIKTTVGMPSKVGCGGVLVSLATRHSVTFRPHADHFLKILEKSVLDRNNAVSASYARAAGYVSRLASDKALLRLLTYSQDLYFNAEDESRRQVASDLIYAISKFATDHFNSLASDFLPFVFFAKHDFDDATKKQFEKTWDENVGGSRAVLLYTKEINELVLKYIDSPKWTIKHTSALTIADVVKSTTSTTSPTIPAETSALIWPALEKALALKTFAGKEIVLASFVKFIKASTSFLDAESGIAAQTKKIAIREAKRNNDTYRPFAFTELGKYAETRTDVDMWDEIYNIIAPILEDLSSEDHMDTSTATSTSDSRKKDGVSKGGESTESETITAGIEALFRGINIKHLDPSPLTHFPKLIETLTPLLKSPLMTITTCATLYERSKVLFDGLRKRTHEQKENHYKMCVQFFEVLELPSGAGSEGIRIKRGEAAEMIVEAWKAGVFGMWSEGREEVRGMMIKGMSEALEGERNESVKVVFGRVKKLLEE, encoded by the exons ATGGCGGCATCGACGGAAGCTAGAGAACTGGAACTCGTGGGGAAAGTGGAAATGCGGATTGCGCTGGCGAAAGATGATAAACTGGAAGCTATATTGAAACCGTACTTGCCACCGTTGCTTCTTAAACTTGCGAGTGAGCATCAGAGTGTGAGAAATAAG GTTATTTCAACATGTCAACATGTCAAAATTCGCCTTGCTGGTAACAA AGACATTGTATTGCCCGTGGCAGCTTTATTAAAGCAATATAAAGAGCATCCAGAATCGTCGATGTTGCGGCATTTTGATCTTATGTTCATTCAACAAAGCGTGGGCAAACTATCTTCCAAA GACCAAATGGATCTAATACCAACATTAATACATGGGTTAGCTCAAGATGCTGAGAAGCCAACTTGTGCTACTATATTTAATCTGTTTCTTCGTCTCTTACCACAACTCAAAGTACCTTCTCGTGGAAGTAAAGAAGATACAGAATTGAGGCACCAACTTGGTCTCGATGAACATCAAGAAGATTCAAAGTTTATAGCATCGTGGTTTGGAAAGCTTGTACTACTATCTATTGTGCGAGCAGCGCCATCTGGAGTTACGTGCCCAGGACTTACCGTCAAGGAATACGAATTTCTAACACTCAACGGAAAACAAGAAGCATGGGATCCAACCTCAAATGAAGGATTGAATCTCACACAAACAAAAATTACAGTTCTAAACTTTCTCGCCTCTGGTGCTTTTACTGACGAAGAGAGATTCTTGCCTGCGTTATTCGCGTCTGCTGACACCAACTCTCGTATTTCGAGCATTGGTGACGACTTAGTAAAGCGTTCAAGCGTTTCATTGGAAGATGCTGAAATTGTACGCAATTTGCTAGGTATTTATTTTGCTCTCAAACCCGCGTTAAAGACGAGGGTGCTTGTACTCTTAACAAAGTCCGCAATTTCAACTACCTTTCCTACTGATATCGTCAAAATCGTGCAAGATGGAGTTCAACCTGATGACAACACAAATCTCCCTGCGCCAGGTTTAGAAACTATTAAGTTTCGAAATGCATTATTCAATTACATGAATTGGGTATCTCGCATGGGATCAATTCATGATCTCAGTCAAGTTGCTCCACAGCTTGTTGGATTTTTAAGAACTTATATTGAAGATCAAGGATGGCCAATACCTCATGAAAGATCTTCTGACGCAGCTTCTTTACGGGCTTTAGCGTATGAAACCCTTGGTTCACTCGCGAAGACTACACCGTCTATCGTTGTTGAAGAGGAACTTTCTTTGATTCGTTGGCTTTTTCGATCACTCACAGAAGAAGGTTCATctgatgatatttttgtGAGCATAGAAGGAGCATTGGCGAGTTTGTTGAGTGCGTTTAAAGCACCTttatcttcaaatcttcgaGATGAACTCAGACTGTTACTCCTCAAATATATGACACTCAAGGAAGAGGGCGAGATCGTCAGAAGTGCACGTTTTGCAACTGTTCGTTGGGCAAATCGATGCTTAGAGTATAGCGATATTGTGGCTCGTTGGATAGATATTCTTGCATTAAGTGCACGCACAGATGAGCGTAGTGATGTTATAGAAGAAGGAGCAAAAGGTTTG GATCCATATTGGTATCGACTTCTCAATTCTACCAGCGCTTCTGTCGAATGTCCGCTCCCTGAATGGAACGAGATGATCAAAGTCTTTTTCGGTACTCAAGCATTAGTTGAGAACTCCAATATTGCCAACGCCATGAAAACTGGGATGGAAGTCGACAGCGTTTCTGTATTTGGAAATTTCTCCGGTACACGAATTAATGCTTTTCCAGCTGCTATAAACTACTGTAGGAGAATACTATTGTTACGTGCTCTGGAAAAGACTGAAACACCCCTTGGAATCGACGCAGACTGGGAACGCCAACTAGATGTACTTTTCCGCTCCGATAAAGCTTCAAGAAAAGCCATGAAAGATCATATCATGAGTGTTGATCAGGACGCATTATACACCTATATTTCAGCTGCTTTTGAGGGGATGCTACgcaatgatggaaatggattagGAGAATGCGGGAAATGTTTCGTAGAAATCGCTTCAATCGCGCCAAAGGATGTCGTTGGTCGACTGGCGGAGAGATCTATTGAGCTTCTTCCGTGTATTAGATCCAACAACGTTGCAACCAGATTCCTTGCAGCTCAAGCTATCGGTATCCTCGCACCGCATCCAGATAGAGATGAGGTTTCTCTCAAGAAACTAATCGAGACACTCATGACTGACGTACAACTTTGGTCGACGGCTGTGGGTGCTGATGCAAATAAGGTACACGGATCAATACTTGCACTTGGCTATGTGTTGAGTAGATCATCTTATTATGGACGTAGCAGTTTTATTCAAGGAGAAATTGTAGGAGAAGTTCTCGCACAGTTTCTTAGCATAATTGAAGGTGTAAAAGATGCGTCAACGAGAGAAGCTGTGCTGAACGCTATTGGTCAGACGAGTGCATCTGGTGTTCTGACGACAGAAATCATAGAAAAATCGACTCTCAAGATCGATGGGCTTATAAAACTTTTACTTGCTGAGGccaagaaaggaaatgagAAGGCAATGGCAACTCTAGGTCGCCTTTCCATTACATTTGACGAGCCTGATACTTCCACGGAAGATAGCCCATTCCATACTATCATCAAAGGTCTTTATGATTTGTATGAGTTAAAGCAACCTGAAATTCATTTCACTATTGGTGAAGCTCTCAGTTGCGTTGGTGCCTGTTGGGACTCGGAGGTCTTACAAATCAGCTTGGATGTTGACGCTGGATATATTGGACGTCCTAAACGATCGCATACTTTCGAGAAGATTCTTGAAAAGCTTTTGCAAGACTGTAAAACTACGAAGCCATCACTCAAGAAGGCATCTGGTATATGGCTCTTCTGTTTAATTCAATACAGTGGACATTTGGAGCAAATTCAAGCACGACTACGTGAGTGCCAAGCTGCGTTCATGGGATTGCTTTCGGCACGCGAAGAAATCGTACAAGAGACTGCTTCTCGAGGCTTGAGTCTTGTTTATGAGCAAGGTGACAAAGAACTCAGAGAAAGACTTGTCAAGGATCTCGTGGCAAGCTTTACTGGTACCAGCACTCAGATTAAGGTTCATGAAGAAACTGAATTATTTGAACCTGGTGCACTCCCTACTGGTGAAGGTAAATCTATCACATCATACAAGGATATTGTTAGTCTTGCCAATGAGGTTGGTGATCAAAGTTTGGTGTACAAATTCATGTCTCTTGCTACGAATGCGGCTACTTGGTCTACAAGGGCAGCATTTGGTCG ATTTGGTTTAAGTAACATTCTCTCCGAATCTGAGATTGATCCCAAATTGTACCCAAAATTGTACCGATATCGATTTGATCCGAATCCTAATGTACAGCGGTCCATGAATGATATTTGGAGTGCACTCGTCAAAGACTCAAATGCTACTgttaatcaatattttgatgaGATTATTACagatttattgaaaagtATTTTAGGAAAAGAATGGCGAACAAGAGAAGCAAGTTGTGCCGCCATTGCCGATCTAGTACAAGGTAGAGATTTCGAAAAGTATGAAAAATACCTTCATGATATTTGGCACGTGGCTTTCAAAGTTCTGGACGATATTAAGGGATCTGTGAGAAAGGCAGCTTTGTCTCTTAG TATGGCTCTTACTGGTATACTTGTGAGACAAGTAGAAGCAGGTACATCGTCAAAGCATGCACAAGCAATGTTGAAGGATGTTTTACCATTTTTACTTTCAGACCAAGGTCTAGAAAGTTCGGCCGAAGAAGTTCGAACATTCGCAACCATTACCGTACTCAAACTTATCAAGAGTGGTGGTAAAGCACTTCTGCCATTTGTGCCCAATCTTGTTGAGCGACTCTTGGGTCTTTTGAGTActatggaaatggaaggtGTTGACTATCTATACCTGCGTGCCGCCCATTACAATCTCACCGAGGAGAAAATTGATAGTGCCCGCACAAATGCTGTTACTCAATCTCCCCTCATGGAAGCTATCGAACGTTGTCTTGATATAATTGACGAACCTACTATGAAAGAGTTCGTTCCCCACCTCGAAAACGTTATCAAAACCACTGTCGGTATGCCATCTAAAGTTGGTTGTGGTGGCGTTCTTGTTAGTCTCGCAACTCGTCATAGTGTTACCTTTCGCCCTCACGCCGACCACTTTCTTAAGATCCTCGAGAAGTCTGTCCTTGATCGCAATAATGCTGTCAGCGCATCTTATGCCCGTGCAGCTGGCTATGTCTCCCGATTGGCCTCCGATAAAGCACTTCTTAGACTTCTCACTTATTCCCAAGATCTCTACTTCAATGCCGAAGATGAATCTCGTCGTCAAGTAGCATCGGATTTGATTTATGCCATTTCCAAATTCGCCACTGATCATTTCAACTCCCTGGCTTCCGATTTCC ttccttttgtttttttcgcTAAACATGATTTCGATGATGCGACCAAGAAGCAATTTGAGAAAACTTGGGATGAAAATGTAGGGGGAAGCAGAGCGGTCTTATTGtatacaaaagaaatcaatgaGTTAGTGctcaaatatattgattctcCCAAATGGACCATCAAACACACATCCGCTCTAACTATAGCCGATGTTGTCAAATCTACAACTTCAACCACATCGCCGACAATTCCTGCCGAAACATCTGCACTCATTTGGCCTGCTCTCGAAAAAGCTCTTGCACTAAAAACTTTTGCAGGAAAGGAAATTGTACTGGCAAGTTTTGTTAAATTCATAAAGGCATCAACTTCGTTCCTAGATGCCGAATCTGGCATCGCAGCTCAGACAAAGAAGATTGCAATCAGAGAAGCTAAACGTAATAACGATACATATCGACCATTTGCTTTTACAGAACTAGGCAAATATGCAGAAACGAGAACAGATGTAGACATGTGGgatgagatatataatatcatcgCACCCATATTAGAAGATTTGAGTAGTGAAGATCATATGGATACAAGTACAGCTACTTCGACTTCTGATTCTAGGAAGAAAGATGGAGTTAGCAAGGGAGGAGAGTCCACGGAATCGGAAACAATAACTGCGGGTATCGAAGCTTTGTTTCGAGGTATCAATATTAAACACCTCGATCCATCACCTCTTACTCATTTCCCAAAGCTCATCGAAACTCTTACTCCCCTTCTCAAATCACCTCTCATGACAATAACTACGTGCGCAACCCTTTACGAACGTAGTAAAGTGTTATTTGATGGATTAAGAAAGAGGACTCATGAACAAAAGGAAAATCACTATAAAATGTGCGTGCAATTCTTTGAGGTACTGGAATTGCCTAGTGGAGCTGGAAGCGAGGGTATTAGAATTAAGAGGGGAGAAGCGGCGGAAATGATCGTAGAGGCTTGGAAGGCGGGAGTGTTTGGTATGTGGAgtgaggggagagaggaggtgAGAGGTATGATGATAAAGGGAATGAGCGAGGCG